GCCCGGAGGCGGCAGCGTGGAATGGCCCATGTGACCACCGGGATCTTACGACAGGAGATGACCCTGAGCCCCCATCTTGGCCCTGCTCTTGAGCCTCACTCAACATTTACCAAACACCTTCTAAGTGCGAGACACAGGGCTCCTCATTCAGGAGACACTGATGGGTCAAGGACACACCTGTCCACAAGGAGCTTCTAGCCAGCAGAGGGGCATTAGGGGACAGTCCCTCGCCCGCAGGCTCTGGCAGAAGCACAAGAACAagctggcaggggctgggcctgggagaACGGAAGGGAGGAGATCCGAGAGCCCATGGCAATGCCTGCTCGAGACCCCCGGGCACACTTACCCCAACCCCACCACAGGGCAGCATCACAAACATCCGCTGTGCCAGGAGCCCTGCGGGGAGAGGCCCAGTGAGTGTGAGCTGAGCCCTCTCAGGCCCCTGCCTGGCgggagcagggaggccctgcAGGGAGGGCCAGGGCGGGCACGCAGggcggggtggggctgggcagcaGGGGCCTAGGAGAGGATTGGGGATGTCCGGAATGCTGGAGGGACaggctgggcagagctgggacacaaGCGCACAGGGAGTGGGCGGACTGGGTGAGCCTGGGGAGGTATGGTGGGGGGCCCCAGACGCCATTGGGCCCCTACCTGCCAGCTTCCCGTTGTCCAGTTTGAGGCGGCTGAGCGGGTTGGTGCCATAGAGGAGCACGTGCCGCTCGGAATGCACAGACTGCAGCTCCTCCAGGGAGGCCTTCCGGCCCCGGAGACACTGGGGAAGGCCCACAGAGCTCAGCCCCCGCTCAGCCCCTTGCCTGCACGACCGCCACCCGCCTGGCCCCTCATCTGCTGGCTCCAgggcctcccaccccctccctgccctcactcTCCCCTCTTCCGATTCCCGATTTCGAAGCCCACACCCTGCCTCCTCACCTCACACTGGCTCCGCAGCCCCCGCTCCTGCAGCCGGGACCAGATGCTCTGGATGCGGCCAGCATGCTCTGGGTGCCTGCTGTTGTCTCCGCAGGAACACTGGTGCTTCAGCATTACGGAGTCATAGACCAGCCCTGCCGGGAGCAGGGGTCAGGGCCCAGATCGCAGATGGAtctcctccacccttcccctctgggccaTGGGCTGCAGACGGAGCACATGCCAGTACCCCACAGCCAGCGCCCACATGGAGCCAGGCCCGGCAACCCCCCTACACCCGCACAGTCCCGCATACCCCATCGTGCCCCTTCACACCCGTACGCACACCCCCAGCCACTTACCCAGGCAGCCTCAGGCAcctcacacacaccccaacacAGCCCCAGACAACACGACTGCCACATGGCCACTGCCTTCCCAACACATTGACCTCCTCACGAGGCCCAATACGTCTACCATGACCTCAAGAGCTCAGAGCCTAACAAAGGGAGGCCTGCTGTCAGGGTCTCACCCTGGATGTAACAACCCAATTAGGCTAGCAAGGGGgagtgagaggagaaagaatcCCTCAGAAACTCCCAAACTGGGCGCTGGCAAGTCCACAGTGACACTGGGCCCCATGCGACAAGACACACGCAGTTTTGGGGAAGTGACTGTTTCAGCCTGACCAGCGGGACGCCCAGAGGAGGGCCCTGCATTCTGCCGGAGGGAGGGTCCCTTTCAGCGCGTCTTGGATATGGGGATCTTCAAAACCCTCACACCATTTGACCCAGGGAGGCCACTCCTTAAGTGACCCTTGGGAAGCAATCCCAGTGATGAGTGAAGatttatgtacaataaaaatCCAAATGAGGGAAAACGAGCAATCATCTGACTGCCCAACCAAGAAGAaatctttaagtaaaaataaaataccatgatgaaatactataaaaatctcatttttaaagattaattacATCACCATGTGTTCATAATATGTTCACTGAATCAGGCAGGGGACAAAACGTAGTCCACGTGTTTAGGGAATTCGTACGTGTACCTATGTCTAGAACAAAGACTGATGAAAGAGAGCAGCATTTGATAGCGGCTGCCTCTGGGTGGTGAGATACTGGTTGGTGATTTTTATGATATTCTTATGCTTTTCCGTATTTTTCAAAACTTCTAAAATGCTTTTGAGTTCTTTTGAcaacagaacaaaaataataaacatcattTTTGAAAGGCTGAACTAGCTGTCAAGAGAGCCAAATTCTTTGCCTGGCCCCATGCCAGCTTGCTATGTGACCAGGAGCTTGTCGCCTTAGATTTCCTGAGCCTGGgtctcctcacctgtgaaatgagaatCATCACCTGCTTCATGGGACGCTGTGTGGATCTAACAAGACCAAGAGAGTGCTCTGTGGCTCGAAAAAATGTCCTGACACCGTGACACAGACCTGGACACATGCCCCGAGCCTCCGTGTGCCCCCAGCCCCATCATCCCACCCGATGCTTGTCTGGTTCTTACCTGTGGTGAAGGGCAGGGTCCTGGCGGGGGTCTCTGAGCTGGGCAGGACGCGGGCCTGGCTGGCAGGCTCTGGGGTTGGCAGTGAGGCAGGCGCAGCTGGGGACGACTGAGCCCTGGACAGGGGCCGGTGACTGCCCTGGGCCAGGGGAAGCAGCACAGAGTCCCCAGTGCTGCCCCGGGGGAGCCGCCCAGCCAGTCGCTGATGGTCCCAGAGGAACACCTGAGGGACACAGGGGCCCTCAGTCCCCAGGTGCTCAGGatcctctgccctctgcttctgCCCAAGGTCTTGGGAACCTCTAGGCAGGCCCCTCTTTGGAGAGATTCCAGGATGCATCTAGCCTTGCCTCCCAGCAGGACTCTGGCCTTTGACTATCTGAGCCCCTTGTCCCACCAGCTCCCCCAAGGTCTGCACCCCAGACTGACCACCCCATTCCACCAGAGCTCCCTGGGCCCACGGGACTCCAAAGCCAGAACCCAGGTGAAGGGCCTCGAGCCCAGCTCTGACCAGGGTCTCCTCGTCTCCAAGGACTATTGGACTGCCCAAGGACATGGGGACCTGGGGGAGCCACTGCACATGGGTCATCTGCTACCACATGTTATGGGCTGAAATGCGTCCCCCTCCCACTTCATATTGATGAAGgaaatcctaacctccagtacctcagcaTGTGACCCTATTTGAAgatagggtctttatagaggtaaccaagttaaaatgaggtcatgagggtgagccTTAATGCAATACAACTcttgtccttataaaaaaggggaaatgtgAACACAGATGTGGACAAAAGGAAGACAGGTGAAGACACAcggagaaggcggccatctacaagccaaggagagagcctggaacagctccttccctcacagccctcagaaggaaccaaccctgacAACACCTAgacttcagacttctagcctccacagCTGTGAGACAAGTTTCTGTCGTTTCAGCCGCCTAGTCTGTGGTgcttgtcacagcagccctaacGAATCAATTCCCATGGCCTGACTCACACGCGGAGAGCGCTCCGAGGGAACGTGGTTCTGCTCCACTTCCTGCCCTCACCACCTGCCTGGAGACAGCACAGCCACtcacagagcagaagtactaGGACAGACATGTGTGTGGCCCTGTGAAAGGCCAGCCTCACTGCTGGACAATGGACGTGGCTTCACCCCGAGGCTGGCAGGCTGCTGGaatgcacatgtatgtgtgtgcgtgtgcatgtatgcatgcaCCTACGTGTGGATCTAGAAGGCAACCATGGGTCTCAAAGCTGTCCCCTGTACTGATAGCCtatctccctcctctccatttGCGCCAGGCCCCACAGTCTCCTGACCATGCCTTCCAAGAGACACCTGGGCACTGCCATACCTGTTGGTGCTGCTGGAGAGGAACAGGGCCCCTGGCCTCATGGTGCCCATGGCTCGACTCCCTGTGTTCCAGGCCGTCATCCCCCACCGGCCCCACTCCCCCACCATCCGTCTCTAGGTCCTCAGCCGAGGGAATCTGCCGCAGTCGGGGCTTCTCACTCTTGgctggcctctggggaggggagatgccCGCTGAGAAGCCATGCTGGTGTGCAGGCTGTGGGCTGGGACATGTGGGCTTGGCGGGGTGGCCGCTCATCTTGGTGGGACTCCAGTGGCCATGCAGCTCTTGGCCTCCAGGAGCCACACCCTCTCTCTAGCCCTCTAGGTCCCTGCCCGTCCTaagcctcctttcttctttcGGTCCCCAGGGCCCCAGTTCCgcagctcctccccacctccttcccccgTTCTCCTCACCTTGGTCAGCTGGATGTGAGGTTTGAGTCGCTCCAGGCggggctgcagggggcccagcGGTGGGGGGGCGGTGGCGCTTGGGGGCAGGGGCTCTGAGCGGGTCCGGCTCAGCGGCCTGTGGAGGCCTGACCCGGAGAGCCGTTCGGTGGTCAGGAAGGACTGGGCAAAGTGGAAGGGCAGGGGCCCAAGCCCGGGCACTGGAAAGAATGGTCGGTGGGGCATAAGGAAGGAACCAGAGGGAGGAATGAGAGGAAGCAGgggcgtggggtggggggcagggactCAGCAGGGAGATGCACTGGATggggggctgcagagggagggggcaggaagcaCGGGACCCTTCCCAAGTTGGACCCTCAGCAGGAGGCAGGGTCCAACTCCTCCCCTGGAGAAGCAGTGGGACTCACCAGTCAGCAGGGGTGCGTGAGGGGCTGAGGGATCCAGGAGGAGAATGGGCTGCAGGCGAGAGGGCAAGGGGCCCCCAGCCTCAGGCTCCAGGCcatggggcaggaagaggggagcATGGGGGCTCCCCAGGACTGGCCCCCGAGGGCCCAGAGTTAGATGGGTCCTGTGGTCACCATCCGcctgggggagaggtggggagaagtcACAGGGGAGAAGATTCGGGCAGAGAGAACATGAAGGTGATGGGGTGAGGCTGTAGGAGAAGAGGGCAAAAGAAGCCGGGAGCTCGGAGTGGGGGAGGGCGCCTCAGCCACTCACCCTGGCAGGGGCGGGCAGCCCCAGCGTGATTGCGGGCAGCAAGGACACTGTCGGCAAGGCGAACGGGGCCACAGAGGTCTCCTGCAGCCGCAGCCGCTGGCCCAAGAGCGCCTGCcatggggagcagggcagggtcACTGGTCCCAGACCTCTCCCCTGGGCATGCCTTCCCCGGAACACCCAGGAGGCTCAGGCGGGCGCGGTTCAGACCCTGTGGCCCCGCCTGCTCAGGGCCGCTTGCTGAGAAGAAGGCTGAGCCTCAGCACTGCCCTGGAGAGCCCAGCCGGCAGGCCTTACCTCTGTGCCCAGGCCGGGGCCGGGGCCATGCTCGCTGTCATTGGGGGAGCTGCACCCCGAGGCTGGCGTGCTGCTGCTACTCGGGGAGGAgtctgagggtggggagagggaagctcAGTCAGAGCCCAGGCTCCTGTCCAGACACCCAGGAACAAACCCCTTCCCCATGGGTGGCCTCTGcttcctgctttcttcccagaaaggcagggagaaggcaggCCACCACTAGACTCCAGTGCCTTCTGacacttttttttaaggtgtCCCTTCTGCGCAGACATCAGCTCAGCCAACAGAGCAGTGGCTGGCTTTCAGCTCCAATTTGTCCCTCTGGTGAGTGCGGAGGACACACCCTGTGCAACCACACACGCAGCCCTGCAGGGGACCCCTGTCTGGGTGGGACCTGACGCAAAGAGACCACACCAGCCACACCAGCCACCCCTCGCCACCCCGCTGGCCCTCACCACCGAGGGTCTCTGCAGGCCGGCGCCGGAGACTGGGCGGGGCGCTCTCCTTTCTGAGCAGCGGATTCTTCCTCCGCTCCAGTGACTTCTTGGGCTTGTAGCGCAGCTTCAGGTTGGGCTCCGAGACTACGAGAGCACCCGTGTTACTGGGCCCCACAGCCACCTTCCTCCTTTCTGCCCATTAGCCCTCTTTCCCTGTCATCACTGAGTTAAGGCAAGAGAAGGCAGTGccagagagaaaaccagaaaactgcCCATGTGCTGACTTTCCCCCTCCTAGCCCGGCCCTCCCTCTCCTCCGCACTCCTGACCCCGGCCAAGGCCCTTCCCCTTAACTCCCCGGGAGGTCCCCACCTGCCTGTGCCACTCACCTGTCTTACGCAGAGGGAAGTGTTCTGGGGGGTCACTGGGCAGGCTGGGAACGGGAGGCAGAAAGCTGCTGAGCATGGAGCGGGCGGCACCTTCCGTCTCCAAGGGCTCAAGAGTTCTGTGGAGTGAGTGCCAAGGCTGCTTCAGTGGGGTGGGGATGCCCAGAGACCTGGCAGCCATCTCATTCCGCACAGGCTCCTTCCCAAGCAGGGGCCCTGGGACCTGCTAGGGGAGTCGGCAGTGCACAGGCCTGGCAGTAGGGGGCCATCTCCAGGTGGCAGCATTGGGTCACTCATCCTACCAGCAGCCCACAATACAGACCTCTGATATGGGCATAGGAGCCAGGGTCCCAGGCTTGGGTGAGGCCCAGAGACACTGGGGACTCTGTCTCCTGTGGGAGGACCCTGATCTAGGAATCAGGATACTTTTGTGCTTAGAgtaagacaaagagagaagggactcacatgcagaagaagaaagccagtgtgatgtgtatgtgtgcgtgtgtaggAAGGAAGGGCCTCAGGTAGGGTGGGGAGAGAgttaaaggagagaagagggcaggtgTCAGCTGTGCTGGGGGTCTGGGAGGCATTATGACTACAAGTAAGGGGTCAGGATCAGGTGACGGacagtggggaggcagagggggtgaGTGTGTGCTCACAGGTTGACATATAGGGAGCAGGCGGGAGAGGGCGTCACCTGTAGGGGATGCTGGGGCTATTGGGATGGACTGTTCTCTCTAAGGCTGCCTGCTGTTTCTTCAAAATCACCTCCGCCAGCTTCTGCTTGACCACACTGCTGGCCACGGCACCTGCAGGGGCAGAGAACTGTGAGTGCGTTGGAGGTGGTGGAGAGGTGGCCTCCCTGGCACATTCTCTGCCCACTGCCCTGTCCACAACCCCAGTACAAGGCATCCCAGGGACTCCTCAGGCAAGAGGCAAGAAGCCTGAGCACCCCCCTGCCCCCGACCTACACTCACAGGCAGAGCCCAGCAAGCAGAGGGAGACCAGGCTGGCatcactcccaccccagccctcacaTGCCAcaagggtgggggcggggggaacaCGCCAGCTGGGAGGTCCCCATCCTTACTTCGCTTGCTCTTGTCCTTATGGAGAAGCTGCCgcagctcctgctcctgctgccccaccTGCAACTCGGGCATCGGCGCATCCATTGAGAGCTGTGGGCAGGGCCAGCCGCCCAGGAAGGGGCAAGGAGTGGAGGACTGAGTCGGGGAGgtgtggggaggctgggggggcggggctgggggcgctgAGCTTAAGGCTGCCACGTGTGCAGGGAGCTCTAACTTTACCCTCATGGGCTCCGCCGAGCGCTGCGGCTGCAGGCCTGTCAGGAAGAGGTGGTGGTGCAGACGCGGGGGGTGCTGCAGGGCCAGCAGCGTGGGCTCCGGTGGGGGCTCCACCGTGGGCCGCTGGCCCACCCGCAGGTCcatgggctggggctgagggcctGGCGTGTCTGCACGGGGCCTGGGGCAGCCTgaggacacacacagagaggGCAGGGTCAGTGGAGAGGTCCTGTACAGGGTCATGGTTACCGCCTGATCGGCCTCCTTCTGGCTCACTGGACAGTGGCGAACACCCTGCGGGGGCCTCTTCCTCACTTCATCCTCCCCACGGTCCTGCAAGCTAGGTATTTTCAATTCCATTTTATCTGGGAGAAAGGAGGTTATATAAACTGTATGGTTAGGCTATCACTGGTGGTGTTCGGATTGAGCTTTCTGGCGCCCAGCTATAGTGCCTTCCCACTAAATATGTTGCCTCTCCAGACTGGGGGCTGTGGGATTTAGAGATGGGCAGAGGTCCTGTGGTGGTACATTCTGGACGCTGCCCAATCCTTCCCTTCTTGTCCCCTGGAATGAGGATTTGGCCCAGCCAAATGAGCTGTGCTCAAAGACAGGCATCAGACAGGCAATCAGTCCCCTTTGTTCGGCCTCCAACCCAAAGGGCCTCACAGGGTTCCCCCTCAGTCGCCACCCTCCCTACTCTGTTCCGGGCTGTAGGAGAAAGAAGCCGTgcgcaaacccacagccagcccTGGCCCGCCACCCTGGGCCTGCACAGCCCGTGGGCCCAGGTGCCTTCATGCCAGCTCTGGGCCTGGCACAGTGAGGACGGCAGGCTCAGCTGCCTCTTCTCCAGTGTCCTCTGCACCCACGCCAGGAACACCGTGCCAAGGCCGTGGGTGCAGGGGCTATTTATAACTAGCTGCCAGACCAGGTTCTATGCCAGCACAGCCAGCTGGGCCAGGCGGGGCCGAGCAGCCAGAGACATTCCGAGGAGCTCAGAGGTGGTGCGGCCACAGGGCGATTATCCTGGAGaaggggaggcaggtgggggtgggagcaggtgccctcagagagctcacaAGCCGGTAACCTTTCTGAAGAGGCCTCCTTCAGCTCAACCAATGCTGGGGATCCCCCATTGGGGCAGCCACAGGCTGTCCTCCGGGCTTGAGGCTGAGGGGACTGGAAGGCATGTGGCAAATCAccagccagggagccaggaaaCGCGGCCTCCAGGCCCAAGGCAACCACTACTAATCATGACCTTAACATCCGTAGCACACGTGCACGGCGCCCGCAGAACACCTTCACCTCATCCCCCGCGTAGTTATTACTATTCTGTTAtcccaaatgaggaaactgaggcttgggcgAAGGGACCTGCTCAAGGCCACCCAGTTCGGGGCAGAATGAGCACGGGTTCTGGTCTGGCCCAGGCCAGTGCTCTGGCTCCCTTTTCTCATCCACTTCCAGGAAGGCACCTCCCTTCAGGGGGGGGAGTTTCACGGGGCAAAGG
This DNA window, taken from Equus przewalskii isolate Varuska chromosome 5, EquPr2, whole genome shotgun sequence, encodes the following:
- the HDAC7 gene encoding histone deacetylase 7 isoform X14; amino-acid sequence: MHSPGAGCPRPRADTPGPQPQPMDLRVGQRPTVEPPPEPTLLALQHPPRLHHHLFLTGLQPQRSAEPMRVGQQEQELRQLLHKDKSKRSAVASSVVKQKLAEVILKKQQAALERTVHPNSPSIPYRTLEPLETEGAARSMLSSFLPPVPSLPSDPPEHFPLRKTVSEPNLKLRYKPKKSLERRKNPLLRKESAPPSLRRRPAETLGDSSPSSSSTPASGCSSPNDSEHGPGPGLGTEALLGQRLRLQETSVAPFALPTVSLLPAITLGLPAPARADGDHRTHLTLGPRGPVLGSPHAPLFLPHGLEPEAGGPLPSRLQPILLLDPSAPHAPLLTVPGLGPLPFHFAQSFLTTERLSGSGLHRPLSRTRSEPLPPSATAPPPLGPLQPRLERLKPHIQLTKRPAKSEKPRLRQIPSAEDLETDGGGVGPVGDDGLEHRESSHGHHEARGPVPLQQHQQGSHRPLSRAQSSPAAPASLPTPEPASQARVLPSSETPARTLPFTTGLVYDSVMLKHQCSCGDNSRHPEHAGRIQSIWSRLQERGLRSQCECLRGRKASLEELQSVHSERHVLLYGTNPLSRLKLDNGKLAGLLAQRMFVMLPCGGVGVDTDTIWNELHSSNAARWAAGSVTDLAFKVASRELKNGFAVVRPPGHHADHSTAMGFCFFNSVAIACRQLQQQGKASKILIVDWDVHHGNGTQQTFYQDPSVLYISLHRHDDGNFFPGSGAVDEVGAGSGEGFNVNVAWAGGLDPPMGDPEYLAAFRIVVMPVAREFSPDLVLVSAGFDAAEGHPAPLGGYHVSAKCFGYMTQQLMSLAGGAVVLALEGGHDLTAICDASEACVAALLGNKVDPLSEEGWKQKPNLNAIRSLEAVIRVHSKYWGCMQRLASCPDSWVPRLPGADAEEVEAVTALASLSVGILAEERPSEQLVEEEEPMNL
- the HDAC7 gene encoding histone deacetylase 7 isoform X9; its protein translation is MVNFPSQGLELLEQGSEGCPRPRADTPGPQPQPMDLRVGQRPTVEPPPEPTLLALQHPPRLHHHLFLTGLQPQRSAEPMRLSMDAPMPELQVGQQEQELRQLLHKDKSKRSAVASSVVKQKLAEVILKKQQAALERTVHPNSPSIPYRTLEPLETEGAARSMLSSFLPPVPSLPSDPPEHFPLRKTVSEPNLKLRYKPKKSLERRKNPLLRKESAPPSLRRRPAETLGDSSPSSSSTPASGCSSPNDSEHGPGPGLGTEADGDHRTHLTLGPRGPVLGSPHAPLFLPHGLEPEAGGPLPSRLQPILLLDPSAPHAPLLTVPGLGPLPFHFAQSFLTTERLSGSGLHRPLSRTRSEPLPPSATAPPPLGPLQPRLERLKPHIQLTKRPAKSEKPRLRQIPSAEDLETDGGGVGPVGDDGLEHRESSHGHHEARGPVPLQQHQQVFLWDHQRLAGRLPRGSTGDSVLLPLAQGSHRPLSRAQSSPAAPASLPTPEPASQARVLPSSETPARTLPFTTGLVYDSVMLKHQCSCGDNSRHPEHAGRIQSIWSRLQERGLRSQCECLRGRKASLEELQSVHSERHVLLYGTNPLSRLKLDNGKLAGLLAQRMFVMLPCGGVGVDTDTIWNELHSSNAARWAAGSVTDLAFKVASRELKNGFAVVRPPGHHADHSTAMGFCFFNSVAIACRQLQQQGKASKILIVDWDVHHGNGTQQTFYQDPSVLYISLHRHDDGNFFPGSGAVDEVGAGSGEGFNVNVAWAGGLDPPMGDPEYLAAFRIVVMPVAREFSPDLVLVSAGFDAAEGHPAPLGGYHVSAKCFGYMTQQLMSLAGGAVVLALEGGHDLTAICDASEACVAALLGNKVDPLSEEGWKQKPNLNAIRSLEAVIRVHSKYWGCMQRLASCPDSWVPRLPGADAEEVEAVTALASLSVGILAEERPSEQLVEEEEPMNL
- the HDAC7 gene encoding histone deacetylase 7 isoform X7, with the translated sequence MVNFPSQGLELLEQGSEGCPRPRADTPGPQPQPMDLRVGQRPTVEPPPEPTLLALQHPPRLHHHLFLTGLQPQRSAEPMRLSMDAPMPELQVGQQEQELRQLLHKDKSKRSAVASSVVKQKLAEVILKKQQAALERTVHPNSPSIPYRTLEPLETEGAARSMLSSFLPPVPSLPSDPPEHFPLRKTVSEPNLKLRYKPKKSLERRKNPLLRKESAPPSLRRRPAETLGDSSPSSSSTPASGCSSPNDSEHGPGPGLGTEALLGQRLRLQETSVAPFALPTVSLLPAITLGLPAPARADGDHRTHLTLGPRGPVLGSPHAPLFLPHGLEPEAGGPLPSRLQPILLLDPSAPHAPLLTVPGLGPLPFHFAQSFLTTERLSGSGLHRPLSRTRSEPLPPSATAPPPLGPLQPRLERLKPHIQLTKRPAKSEKPRLRQIPSAEDLETDGGGVGPVGDDGLEHRESSHGHHEARGPVPLQQHQQGSHRPLSRAQSSPAAPASLPTPEPASQARVLPSSETPARTLPFTTGLVYDSVMLKHQCSCGDNSRHPEHAGRIQSIWSRLQERGLRSQCECLRGRKASLEELQSVHSERHVLLYGTNPLSRLKLDNGKLAGLLAQRMFVMLPCGGVGVDTDTIWNELHSSNAARWAAGSVTDLAFKVASRELKNGFAVVRPPGHHADHSTAMGFCFFNSVAIACRQLQQQGKASKILIVDWDVHHGNGTQQTFYQDPSVLYISLHRHDDGNFFPGSGAVDEVGAGSGEGFNVNVAWAGGLDPPMGDPEYLAAFRIVVMPVAREFSPDLVLVSAGFDAAEGHPAPLGGYHVSAKCFGYMTQQLMSLAGGAVVLALEGGHDLTAICDASEACVAALLGNKVDPLSEEGWKQKPNLNAIRSLEAVIRVHSKYWGCMQRLASCPDSWVPRLPGADAEEVEAVTALASLSVGILAEERPSEQLVEEEEPMNL
- the HDAC7 gene encoding histone deacetylase 7 isoform X2, which gives rise to MHSPGAGCPRPRADTPGPQPQPMDLRVGQRPTVEPPPEPTLLALQHPPRLHHHLFLTGLQPQRSAEPMRLSMDAPMPELQVGQQEQELRQLLHKDKSKRSAVASSVVKQKLAEVILKKQQAALERTVHPNSPSIPYRTLEPLETEGAARSMLSSFLPPVPSLPSDPPEHFPLRKTVSEPNLKLRYKPKKSLERRKNPLLRKESAPPSLRRRPAETLGDSSPSSSSTPASGCSSPNDSEHGPGPGLGTEALLGQRLRLQETSVAPFALPTVSLLPAITLGLPAPARADGDHRTHLTLGPRGPVLGSPHAPLFLPHGLEPEAGGPLPSRLQPILLLDPSAPHAPLLTVPGLGPLPFHFAQSFLTTERLSGSGLHRPLSRTRSEPLPPSATAPPPLGPLQPRLERLKPHIQLTKRPAKSEKPRLRQIPSAEDLETDGGGVGPVGDDGLEHRESSHGHHEARGPVPLQQHQQVFLWDHQRLAGRLPRGSTGDSVLLPLAQGSHRPLSRAQSSPAAPASLPTPEPASQARVLPSSETPARTLPFTTGLVYDSVMLKHQCSCGDNSRHPEHAGRIQSIWSRLQERGLRSQCECLRGRKASLEELQSVHSERHVLLYGTNPLSRLKLDNGKLAGLLAQRMFVMLPCGGVGVDTDTIWNELHSSNAARWAAGSVTDLAFKVASRELKNGFAVVRPPGHHADHSTAMGFCFFNSVAIACRQLQQQGKASKILIVDWDVHHGNGTQQTFYQDPSVLYISLHRHDDGNFFPGSGAVDEVGAGSGEGFNVNVAWAGGLDPPMGDPEYLAAFRIVVMPVAREFSPDLVLVSAGFDAAEGHPAPLGGYHVSAKCFGYMTQQLMSLAGGAVVLALEGGHDLTAICDASEACVAALLGNKVDPLSEEGWKQKPNLNAIRSLEAVIRVHSKYWGCMQRLASCPDSWVPRLPGADAEEVEAVTALASLSVGILAEERPSEQLVEEEEPMNL
- the HDAC7 gene encoding histone deacetylase 7 isoform X1; this encodes MVNFPSQGLELLEQGSEGCPRPRADTPGPQPQPMDLRVGQRPTVEPPPEPTLLALQHPPRLHHHLFLTGLQPQRSAEPMRLSMDAPMPELQVGQQEQELRQLLHKDKSKRSAVASSVVKQKLAEVILKKQQAALERTVHPNSPSIPYRTLEPLETEGAARSMLSSFLPPVPSLPSDPPEHFPLRKTVSEPNLKLRYKPKKSLERRKNPLLRKESAPPSLRRRPAETLGDSSPSSSSTPASGCSSPNDSEHGPGPGLGTEALLGQRLRLQETSVAPFALPTVSLLPAITLGLPAPARADGDHRTHLTLGPRGPVLGSPHAPLFLPHGLEPEAGGPLPSRLQPILLLDPSAPHAPLLTVPGLGPLPFHFAQSFLTTERLSGSGLHRPLSRTRSEPLPPSATAPPPLGPLQPRLERLKPHIQLTKRPAKSEKPRLRQIPSAEDLETDGGGVGPVGDDGLEHRESSHGHHEARGPVPLQQHQQVFLWDHQRLAGRLPRGSTGDSVLLPLAQGSHRPLSRAQSSPAAPASLPTPEPASQARVLPSSETPARTLPFTTGLVYDSVMLKHQCSCGDNSRHPEHAGRIQSIWSRLQERGLRSQCECLRGRKASLEELQSVHSERHVLLYGTNPLSRLKLDNGKLAGLLAQRMFVMLPCGGVGVDTDTIWNELHSSNAARWAAGSVTDLAFKVASRELKNGFAVVRPPGHHADHSTAMGFCFFNSVAIACRQLQQQGKASKILIVDWDVHHGNGTQQTFYQDPSVLYISLHRHDDGNFFPGSGAVDEVGAGSGEGFNVNVAWAGGLDPPMGDPEYLAAFRIVVMPVAREFSPDLVLVSAGFDAAEGHPAPLGGYHVSAKCFGYMTQQLMSLAGGAVVLALEGGHDLTAICDASEACVAALLGNKVDPLSEEGWKQKPNLNAIRSLEAVIRVHSKYWGCMQRLASCPDSWVPRLPGADAEEVEAVTALASLSVGILAEERPSEQLVEEEEPMNL